A section of the Paramisgurnus dabryanus chromosome 4, PD_genome_1.1, whole genome shotgun sequence genome encodes:
- the LOC135746679 gene encoding GTPase IMAP family member 8-like — protein METDKGMKENLRLILVGLQGVGKSAAGNTILGREEFQSDISPTSLTIKSEKREADVCGRTVTVVDTPDLINSEINVEEEMQRALSLCDPGPHAFLLVIQLGRFTEQERQVMDILQKIFCSNVNSFTIVLFTYGDKLKTSKNKSLDQFVKEDKNLQNLIQKCGSLYHVFNNTDSENTSQVSKLFDLVDSQLKRRKEPHYVKKTNEQKNIWIEHRRYFAAAAAVAAAAGVIYVIYNFLKAPTQSNAQPIYTPTVQIDEIPKMENDVTQSEANWEIPNQNKVYLTLAGIGLALFVLRKVMRRYARVYKMQFDGYKEKLAKVIKMSAQDLQNPCGELRIVLLGKTGVGKSATGNTILGAEHFKVCLSASSETMVCWKDTKKINGTKVAVIDTPGLFDPSYTIEEMVSRIKLCIPLSTPGPHVFLLVLQPGRFTKEDRDTVEIFLQIFGEEASKHTMILFTHGDKFEGRNVQEFVSRNPDLEKLFAKCQKRYHVLNNESKDDEVQVEQLYEKIHKMISENGGRCYTNEMLEMAERAIQEEKQRILGENEEQNCRELEALKAKYNAEDLKQAIADLSMKLETEARERAERNNTFLKTIVEFLFTTLEKYVMKKLGQ, from the exons ATGGAAACTGATAAAG GAATGAAGGAGAATCTTCGACTGATTCTGGTTGGCCTTCAGGGAGTTGGGAAGAGTGCAGCAGGAAACACAATTCTGGGCCGAGAAGAGTTTCAGTCTGACATCAGTCCTACGTCACTTACAATAAAGAGTGAGAAGAGAGAAGCAGATGTCTGTGGAAGGACCGTGACTGTTGTGGACACTCCTGACTTGATAAACAGTGAAATAAATGTAGAGGAGGAGATGCAGAGAGCTTTGTCTCTGTGTGATCCTGGACCTCATGCATTTCTGTTGGTTATTCAGTTGGGTCGATTCACTGAGCAAGAAAGGCAGGTGATGGACATCCTGCAGAAGATCTTCTGTTCAAATGTGAATTCATTCACAATAGTGCTTTTCACCTATGGAGACAAGCTAAAAACAAGCAAGAATAAAAGCTTAGACCAGTTTGTCAAGGAAGATAAAAACTTGCAGAACCTGATCCAAAAATGTGGATCACTGTATCATGTGTTCAATAATACTGACAGTGAAAACACAAGTCAGGTCAGTAAGCTCTTTGATTTAGTGGACAGTCAGTTAAAAAGGAGAAAAGAGCCACATTATGTTAAGAAAACGAATGAGCAGAAAAACATCTGGATTGAACATCGCCGCTActttgctgctgctgctgctgtagCTGCTGCTGCTGGTGTCATTTATGTGATTTATAATTTCCTCAAGGCACCAACCCAAAGTAACGCCCAACCAATTTATACTCCAACTGTTCAAATTGATGAAATACCAAAGATGGAGAACGATGTGACTCAAAGTGAAGCAAACTGGGAAATTCCAAACCAGAACAAAGTTTACTTAACTTTAGCCGGTATAGGCCTAGCATTGTTTGTTTTGAGAAAAGTAATGAGAAGATA TGCACGAGTGTACAAAATGCAGTTTGATGGATATAAAGAAAAGCTTGCCAAAGTTATT AAAATGAGTG CTCAAGATCTGCAGAATCCATGTGGTGAGCTCAGGATTGTTCTCCTGGGAAAGACTGGAGTTGGGAAAAGTGCCACTGGAAACACCATACTTGGAGCAGAACACTTCAAAGTTTGTTTATCGGCATCATCTGAGACAATGGTTTGCTGGAAAGATACAAAGAAGATTAATGGCACAAAGGTTGCTGTTATTGACACTCCAGGACTATTTGATCCCAGCTATACTATAGAGGAGATGGTCAGCAGGATTAAGCTGTGTATTCCTCTTTCTACCCCTGGTCCACATGTCTTCTTGCTGGTGCTTCAGCCTGGTAGGTTCACAAAAGAGGACCGTGACACAGTGGAGATCTTTCTTCAGATCTTTGGAGAAGAGGCAAGTAAGCACACCATGATTTTGTTCACACATGGAGACAAATTTGAGGGAAGAAATGTTCAAGAGTTTGTCAGCCGCAATCCAGACTTGGAGAAACTCTTTGCGAAATGCCAGAAGCGATACCATGTGCTTAATAATGAGTCCAAGGATGATGAAGTGCAGGTTGAGCAGCTTTATGAAAAAATACACAAGATGATTTCTGAGAACGGAGGACGCTGTTATACCAATGAAATGCTGGAGATGGCGGAAAGGGCAATTCAGGAGGAGAAACAACGAATCTTAGGAGAAAACGAAGAGCAGAACTGCAGAGAGCTAGAGGCACTGAAAGCCAAATATAATGCAGAAGATCTGAAACAAGCTATAGCAGATTTGTCAATGAAACTAGAGACAGAGGCAAGAGAGAGAGCTGAGAGAAACAACACATTTCTTAAGACAATTGTAGAGTTTTTGTTTACTACTCTTGAAAAGTATGTAATGAAGAAACTTGGGCAATGA